The Klebsiella sp. RHBSTW-00484 genome includes a window with the following:
- the tauA gene encoding taurine ABC transporter substrate-binding protein, which translates to MALTSRITLIAALALAAFQAQAVNVTVAYQTSAEPAKVAQADNTFAKESGATVDWRKFDSGASIVRALASGDVQIGNLGSSPLAVAATQQVPIEVFLLASKLGNSEALVVKKNITKPEDLIGKRIAVPFISTTHYSLLSALKHWGIKPGQVQILNLQPPAIIAAWQRGDIDGAYVWAPAVNALEKDGTVLTDSSQVGEWGAPTLDVWVVRKDFAEKHPEIVKAFAKSAIDAQQPYIANPDEWLKQPENISKLARLSGVPEADVPGLVKGNTYLTAAQQAQELNGPVNKAIIDTAKFLKEQGKVPAAGSDYSQYVTDRFVK; encoded by the coding sequence ATGGCACTCACATCGCGTATCACTCTTATTGCCGCCCTGGCGCTGGCGGCATTCCAGGCGCAGGCGGTTAACGTCACCGTGGCGTATCAGACTTCCGCTGAGCCGGCGAAAGTCGCCCAGGCGGACAACACTTTTGCCAAAGAGAGCGGGGCCACCGTCGACTGGCGCAAGTTTGACAGCGGCGCGAGCATCGTGCGGGCGCTGGCATCCGGTGACGTACAAATCGGCAATCTCGGATCCAGCCCGCTGGCGGTCGCCGCCACCCAGCAGGTACCGATTGAAGTATTCCTGCTGGCTTCAAAGCTCGGTAACTCCGAAGCGCTGGTGGTGAAGAAGAACATCACTAAACCAGAGGACCTGATCGGCAAACGCATCGCCGTACCGTTTATCTCCACGACGCACTACAGCCTGCTGTCGGCGCTGAAGCACTGGGGTATCAAGCCGGGCCAGGTACAGATCCTCAACCTGCAACCGCCAGCGATTATTGCCGCCTGGCAGCGCGGCGATATTGACGGTGCCTACGTCTGGGCTCCGGCGGTCAACGCGCTGGAAAAAGACGGCACGGTGCTGACCGACTCGTCGCAGGTGGGTGAGTGGGGGGCGCCGACGCTGGACGTTTGGGTGGTACGTAAAGATTTTGCCGAAAAGCATCCTGAGATTGTGAAAGCCTTCGCCAAAAGCGCCATTGACGCCCAGCAGCCCTATATCGCCAACCCTGACGAGTGGCTGAAGCAGCCGGAAAACATCAGCAAGCTGGCGCGCTTAAGCGGCGTACCGGAAGCCGATGTGCCGGGGCTGGTGAAAGGCAACACCTACCTGACCGCCGCCCAGCAGGCGCAGGAGCTGAACGGGCCGGTCAATAAAGCCATTATCGATACCGCGAAGTTCCTGAAAGAGCAGGGCAAAGTGCCCGCCGCCGGCAGCGACTACAGCCAGTACGTTACCGACCGTTTTGTGAAGTAA
- the tauB gene encoding taurine ABC transporter ATP-binding subunit translates to MLHITHLSADYGGKPALADINLTLDSGELLVVLGPSGCGKTTLLNLIAGFVPYQHGSITLEGTRVEGPGADRGVVFQHEGLLPWRNVQDNVALGLQLAGVDKTQRRATAAQMLKKVGLEGAEKRFIWQLSGGQRQRVGIARALAANPQLLLLDEPFGALDAFTREQMQTLLLNLWHESGKKVLLITHDIEEAVFMATELVLLSPGPGRVLERLPLDFGRRFVAGESCRSIKSDPKFIEQREYVLSRVFEQREAFS, encoded by the coding sequence ATGCTGCACATCACGCATCTTTCCGCCGACTACGGCGGTAAACCGGCGCTGGCGGATATCAACCTGACGCTGGACAGCGGTGAACTGCTGGTGGTCCTCGGGCCCTCCGGCTGCGGTAAAACCACCCTGCTGAACCTGATTGCCGGATTCGTGCCTTATCAGCACGGCAGCATCACCCTTGAAGGAACGCGGGTTGAAGGGCCGGGGGCCGATCGCGGCGTGGTATTTCAGCACGAAGGGCTGCTGCCGTGGCGCAACGTGCAGGATAACGTCGCGCTCGGATTGCAGCTAGCGGGCGTCGACAAAACGCAGCGCCGGGCAACCGCCGCGCAGATGCTGAAAAAAGTGGGCCTTGAAGGGGCGGAAAAGCGCTTTATCTGGCAACTCTCCGGCGGTCAGCGGCAGCGGGTAGGGATTGCCCGCGCGCTGGCGGCCAACCCGCAGCTGCTGCTTCTTGATGAACCGTTTGGCGCGCTGGATGCTTTCACCCGCGAGCAAATGCAAACCCTGCTGCTCAATCTGTGGCATGAGAGCGGTAAGAAGGTGCTGCTGATTACCCACGATATCGAAGAGGCGGTGTTTATGGCCACCGAGCTGGTGCTGCTTTCGCCGGGGCCAGGGCGCGTTCTTGAACGTCTGCCGCTCGATTTTGGCCGCCGCTTTGTCGCCGGGGAATCCTGCCGCAGCATCAAATCGGACCCGAAATTTATCGAACAACGCGAATACGTCCTCAGCCGGGTATTTGAGCAACGGGAGGCTTTCTCATGA
- a CDS encoding ABC transporter substrate-binding protein, with amino-acid sequence MKKTLVTTLIASGIALATLSGTAQAKGRLVVYCSATNEMCEAETKAFGEKYDVKTSFIRNGSGSTLAKVDAEKKNPQADVWYGGTLDPQSQAGEMGLLQPYKSPNLEQVMEQFRDPAKLKGNYTSAVYVGILGFGVNTQRLKEKNLPVPKCWKDLTKPEYKGEIQIADPQSSGTAYTALATFAQLWGDDQAFDYLKQLNANVSQYTKSGIAPARNAARGETAIGIGFLHDYSLEKEQGAPLELISPCEGTGYEIGGISILKGARNLDNAKLFVDWALSKEAQELAWKKGKSYQILTNTAAETSPNSLKLDDLKLINYDMDKYGSTEVRKQLINKWVSEVKMGK; translated from the coding sequence ATGAAAAAAACTCTGGTCACTACCCTGATTGCTTCCGGCATTGCGCTGGCGACGTTAAGCGGCACAGCACAGGCCAAAGGTCGACTGGTGGTCTACTGCAGCGCCACCAACGAAATGTGTGAAGCTGAAACTAAAGCCTTCGGCGAAAAATATGATGTGAAAACCTCGTTTATTCGCAACGGCTCCGGCAGCACGCTGGCGAAGGTCGATGCCGAGAAGAAAAACCCGCAGGCGGACGTCTGGTACGGCGGTACCCTCGACCCGCAGTCCCAGGCCGGTGAAATGGGCCTGCTGCAACCCTATAAGTCCCCCAATCTTGAGCAGGTGATGGAGCAATTCCGCGATCCGGCGAAGCTGAAAGGCAACTACACTTCGGCGGTCTACGTCGGCATTCTCGGCTTTGGCGTGAACACCCAGCGGCTGAAAGAGAAAAATCTGCCGGTGCCCAAATGCTGGAAGGACCTGACCAAACCGGAATATAAAGGCGAAATCCAGATTGCCGACCCGCAAAGCTCCGGTACCGCCTACACCGCGCTGGCTACCTTCGCCCAGCTGTGGGGGGACGATCAGGCCTTTGATTACCTGAAGCAGCTCAACGCTAACGTCTCCCAGTACACCAAATCCGGTATTGCCCCGGCGCGTAACGCCGCCCGTGGCGAAACGGCCATTGGTATCGGCTTCCTGCACGATTACTCACTGGAAAAAGAACAGGGCGCGCCGCTGGAGCTTATCTCTCCGTGCGAAGGTACCGGCTATGAAATTGGCGGCATCAGCATCCTGAAGGGCGCACGCAACCTCGACAACGCCAAACTGTTTGTCGACTGGGCGCTGTCAAAAGAGGCCCAGGAGCTGGCGTGGAAAAAAGGCAAGTCTTATCAGATCCTGACCAACACCGCCGCCGAAACCTCACCAAACTCGCTGAAGCTCGACGACCTGAAGCTTATCAACTACGACATGGATAAATACGGTTCTACCGAAGTCCGTAAGCAGCTTATCAATAAGTGGGTTAGCGAAGTGAAGATGGGTAAATAA
- the tauD gene encoding taurine dioxygenase, with product MSERLSITPLGPYIGAQVSGVDITRPLSDNQFEQLYHAVLRHQVVFLREQNITPEQQRNLALRFGDLHIHPVYPHAPGVDEIIVLDTHDDNPPDNDNWHTDVTFIETPPAGAILAAKELPSTGGDTLWTNGIAAYEALSEPFRQLLSGLRAEHDFRKSFQEYKYRKTEEEHQRWLEAVAKNPPLLHPVVRTHPVTGKQALFVNEGFTTRIVDVTEKESEALLSFLFAHVTKPDFQVRWRWQPNDVAIWDNRVTQHYANADYLPQRRIMHRATILGDKPYYRAG from the coding sequence ATGAGTGAACGTTTAAGCATTACCCCGCTGGGGCCATACATTGGCGCACAGGTATCCGGCGTCGACATTACCCGCCCGCTGAGCGACAACCAGTTCGAGCAGCTGTATCACGCGGTGCTGCGCCATCAGGTGGTGTTCCTGCGCGAGCAGAATATTACCCCCGAACAGCAGCGCAATCTCGCCCTGCGCTTTGGTGACCTGCATATTCATCCGGTCTATCCACATGCTCCCGGCGTTGATGAAATTATCGTTCTTGATACCCACGACGATAATCCGCCGGATAACGATAACTGGCACACTGACGTTACCTTTATTGAAACGCCGCCCGCCGGGGCGATTCTGGCGGCAAAAGAGCTGCCGTCTACCGGCGGCGATACCCTGTGGACCAACGGCATTGCCGCGTACGAGGCGCTCTCTGAGCCATTTCGTCAGCTGCTGAGCGGCCTGCGCGCGGAGCATGATTTCCGTAAATCGTTCCAGGAGTATAAATATCGTAAAACCGAAGAGGAGCATCAGCGCTGGCTGGAGGCGGTGGCGAAAAATCCACCGCTGCTGCATCCGGTAGTGCGTACTCATCCGGTAACCGGGAAACAGGCGCTGTTTGTGAATGAAGGGTTTACGACCCGCATCGTTGACGTGACGGAGAAAGAGAGCGAGGCGCTGCTGAGCTTCCTGTTTGCCCACGTCACCAAACCGGACTTCCAGGTGCGCTGGCGCTGGCAGCCTAACGACGTGGCGATTTGGGATAACCGCGTCACCCAGCATTACGCTAACGCCGATTACCTGCCGCAGCGGCGCATTATGCACCGCGCAACGATTCTCGGAGATAAGCCGTATTACCGGGCGGGGTAA
- a CDS encoding response regulator transcription factor has protein sequence MIRVVLVDDHVVVRSGFAQLLSFEEDLNVVGQFSSAAQAWPTLLRDDVNVAVMDIAMPDENGLSLLKRLRAQKPQFRAIILSIYDAPTFVQSALDAGASGYLTKRCGPEELVQAVRSVGMGGHYLCADALRALRGGAKPAQVLEVLTPREREVFDLLVKGDSVKEIAFKLDLSHKTVHVHRANVLGKLQCQSTIELVHFALDHQLLAGH, from the coding sequence ATGATTCGAGTGGTGCTGGTCGATGACCATGTGGTGGTGCGTTCCGGTTTTGCACAGTTGCTCAGCTTCGAAGAAGACCTCAACGTTGTTGGTCAGTTCAGCAGCGCGGCACAGGCGTGGCCAACGCTATTGCGCGATGACGTCAACGTGGCGGTGATGGATATCGCCATGCCGGATGAAAACGGCCTGAGCCTGCTCAAGCGCCTGCGCGCGCAAAAGCCGCAATTTCGCGCCATTATTCTGAGTATTTATGACGCGCCCACCTTTGTGCAGAGCGCGCTCGATGCCGGGGCCAGCGGTTATCTCACTAAACGCTGCGGCCCGGAAGAACTCGTGCAGGCGGTACGTTCCGTCGGGATGGGCGGTCATTATCTGTGCGCCGATGCGCTACGGGCGCTGCGCGGCGGCGCAAAACCGGCGCAGGTGCTGGAAGTGCTCACCCCACGTGAACGCGAAGTGTTTGATTTACTGGTCAAAGGCGACAGCGTCAAGGAAATAGCCTTTAAGCTCGACCTCAGCCACAAGACGGTGCACGTCCATCGCGCCAACGTGTTGGGCAAGCTGCAATGCCAGAGCACGATTGAGCTGGTGCACTTCGCTCTCGACCACCAGCTGCTGGCAGGGCATTAA
- the uhpC gene encoding MFS transporter family glucose-6-phosphate receptor UhpC, translating into MHARSATDINQQYRTLRPQLLMCMIIGYAAFYLTRKSVNYVLPALQTDLGLDKGDIGLLGSLFYLTYGLSKFTAGLWHDSHGQRWFMGVGLFATGLLNVVFAFGESLTLLLAVWTLNGFFQGWGWPPCARLLTHWYSRNERGFWWGCWNMSINIGGAIIPLISAFAAHWWGWQAAMLAPGIISMALGIWLTLQLKGTPQEEGLPSVGTWRNDPLELRQERQSPPMGLWQMLRTTMLKNPMIWLLAISYVLVYLIRIALNDWGNIWLTESHGVNLLSANATVMLFEAGGLLGALFAGWGSDLLFSGQRAPMILLFTLGLMVSVAALWLAPVHHYALLAVCFFTVGFFVFGPQMLIGLAAVECGHKAAAGSITGFLGLFAYLGAALAGWPLSLVIERYGWSGMFSLLSVAAVLMGLLLMPLLMASITTSPAQRIK; encoded by the coding sequence ATGCACGCACGCTCAGCAACCGACATCAATCAACAATACCGGACGCTGCGTCCACAACTGCTGATGTGCATGATCATCGGGTATGCCGCGTTTTACCTGACGCGCAAAAGCGTTAACTACGTGCTGCCAGCGCTGCAAACGGATCTTGGTCTGGATAAAGGCGATATCGGCCTGCTGGGATCGCTGTTTTATCTCACCTACGGCCTGTCGAAGTTTACCGCCGGACTATGGCACGACAGCCACGGACAGCGCTGGTTTATGGGCGTTGGCCTGTTCGCCACCGGCCTGTTGAACGTGGTGTTCGCCTTTGGTGAGTCGCTGACGCTGCTGCTGGCGGTCTGGACGCTGAACGGATTTTTTCAGGGTTGGGGATGGCCACCCTGCGCCCGGCTGCTGACCCACTGGTATTCGCGCAACGAACGCGGTTTCTGGTGGGGCTGCTGGAATATGTCTATCAATATCGGCGGAGCGATTATCCCGCTGATTAGCGCCTTTGCCGCCCACTGGTGGGGCTGGCAGGCGGCGATGCTGGCACCGGGGATTATCAGCATGGCATTGGGCATCTGGTTAACACTACAGCTGAAAGGAACGCCCCAGGAAGAGGGATTGCCGTCAGTGGGAACCTGGCGTAACGACCCGCTGGAGCTGCGTCAGGAACGGCAAAGCCCACCGATGGGGCTGTGGCAGATGCTACGCACTACGATGCTGAAGAACCCGATGATCTGGCTGCTGGCCATCTCTTACGTGCTGGTCTATCTGATCCGCATCGCGCTTAACGACTGGGGCAACATCTGGCTGACGGAGAGCCACGGCGTGAATCTGCTCAGCGCCAACGCCACGGTGATGCTGTTCGAAGCGGGCGGCCTGCTCGGCGCGCTGTTCGCCGGTTGGGGCTCGGATCTGCTGTTCAGCGGCCAGCGGGCACCGATGATTTTGCTGTTCACGCTAGGGCTGATGGTTTCCGTCGCCGCGCTCTGGCTGGCCCCGGTGCATCACTACGCGCTGCTGGCGGTCTGTTTCTTTACGGTGGGCTTCTTCGTTTTTGGCCCGCAAATGCTGATTGGCCTCGCGGCGGTGGAGTGCGGACACAAAGCGGCGGCGGGTTCAATCACCGGTTTTCTCGGCCTGTTCGCCTATCTGGGGGCAGCGCTGGCGGGCTGGCCTCTGTCGCTGGTCATTGAACGCTACGGCTGGTCGGGCATGTTCAGTTTGCTTTCGGTCGCCGCAGTCCTGATGGGTTTATTGCTGATGCCGCTGCTGATGGCGAGCATTACTACCTCTCCTGCTCAAAGGATAAAATAA
- a CDS encoding MASE1 domain-containing sensor histidine kinase: MSRGLRHRVISLFIVLAWGSGWLMLWTLGFYLTHNGQQAALFLPHGVYLALLILLSRRYWPALVLPPMLMLFWLHSEQLLNGYTLLAAPLISLLPAGLAQQFWHRFPLYWQRLTLLLATVSVSALLNTALLSPFVKSPAMMLGLASFTGGVLLTPFVYLIFEFLRQQHRYHLLGLDTTNPPLRTSLIIWCSLFFIIGIGTQMVLSPEIERLLLIVVFLPNVVMAWKFGWQGGVLSGLLGSMMITIARQVGVGFNNLVELEIFLATQALLGIGLGIAISRQQHLAQNLHHYRQRLEAELAARRALTEKLIHTEEDTRKNLARELHDEIGQNITAIQIQSQLVKRARDPAQTQAAASQINDLARRIHHSTRQLLRQLRPPALDELSFKEALHHLLNEFAFAERGIRCRFDYQLSATPESETVRFTLYRLLQELLNNVCKHAEASEVAITLLEQGKSLRLEVRDNGVGISADKIAGFGIQGMRERVSALGGELTLESRHGTRVIVNLPTNLQQTTC; encoded by the coding sequence ATGTCGCGCGGCCTTCGCCACCGGGTCATTTCGCTGTTCATCGTACTGGCCTGGGGTAGCGGCTGGCTGATGCTGTGGACGCTCGGTTTTTACCTGACCCATAACGGCCAGCAGGCGGCGCTGTTTCTGCCACACGGCGTCTATCTGGCGCTGCTGATCCTGCTTTCCCGCCGCTACTGGCCCGCGCTGGTGCTGCCCCCCATGCTGATGCTGTTCTGGCTGCACAGCGAACAGTTGCTGAACGGCTACACTTTGCTGGCCGCGCCGCTGATTAGCCTGCTCCCCGCCGGTCTGGCGCAACAGTTCTGGCACCGTTTTCCTCTTTACTGGCAGCGGCTGACGCTGCTGCTGGCCACGGTCAGCGTAAGCGCATTACTCAACACCGCGCTGCTCTCGCCGTTTGTGAAAAGCCCGGCAATGATGCTCGGCCTGGCCTCGTTTACCGGCGGCGTGCTGCTGACACCGTTTGTCTATCTGATTTTTGAATTCCTGCGCCAGCAGCACCGCTATCATCTGCTGGGGCTGGATACGACCAATCCGCCGCTGCGCACCTCGCTAATTATCTGGTGCAGCCTGTTTTTTATCATCGGTATCGGCACCCAGATGGTGTTGTCGCCGGAAATTGAACGCCTGCTGCTGATCGTCGTCTTTCTGCCAAACGTGGTGATGGCGTGGAAGTTTGGCTGGCAGGGCGGCGTGCTCTCCGGCCTGCTGGGCAGCATGATGATCACCATTGCCCGCCAGGTTGGTGTGGGGTTCAACAATCTGGTTGAACTGGAGATTTTCCTGGCGACCCAGGCGCTGCTCGGCATCGGTCTGGGGATTGCCATCAGCCGCCAGCAGCACCTGGCGCAAAACCTGCACCACTACCGCCAGCGGCTGGAAGCGGAGCTGGCGGCGCGACGGGCGCTGACCGAAAAGCTGATCCATACCGAAGAGGACACGCGCAAAAATCTGGCGCGCGAGCTGCACGACGAAATAGGCCAGAACATCACCGCGATTCAAATTCAGTCGCAGCTGGTGAAACGGGCGCGCGATCCGGCGCAAACCCAGGCCGCCGCCAGCCAGATTAACGATCTCGCCCGCCGTATCCACCACTCCACCCGCCAGCTTCTGCGCCAGCTGCGCCCACCCGCCCTTGACGAATTGTCGTTTAAAGAGGCACTGCACCACCTGCTCAACGAATTTGCCTTTGCCGAGCGCGGCATCCGCTGCCGCTTTGACTACCAGCTTAGCGCCACCCCGGAGAGCGAAACGGTACGCTTTACCCTCTATCGGCTGCTGCAGGAGTTGCTCAATAACGTCTGCAAGCATGCCGAGGCCAGCGAGGTTGCCATTACCTTGCTTGAGCAGGGAAAGTCATTGCGCCTGGAAGTCAGGGATAACGGCGTCGGTATCAGCGCCGACAAAATTGCCGGATTTGGTATTCAGGGGATGCGCGAACGCGTCAGCGCCCTGGGCGGCGAGCTAACGCTGGAATCGCGTCACGGCACGCGAGTAATTGTTAACTTGCCCACAAATTTGCAACAAACAACCTGCTAA
- the tauC gene encoding taurine ABC transporter permease TauC produces MSVVINDKPRQRALKWRWPFSRQFTLSVATLAVLLVIWWAVAALQLISPLFLPPPGQVLQKLISIAGPQGFMDATLWQHLAASLTRIVIALLAAVLIGVPVGIAMGLSPTVRGILDPLIELYRPVPPLAYLPLMVIWFGIGETSKILLIYLAIFAPVAMSALAGVKSAQQVRIRAAQSLGASKAQVLWLVILPGALPEILTGLRIGLGVGWSTLVAAELIAATRGLGFMVQSAGEFLATDVVLAGIAVIAIIAFLLELGLRALQRRLTPWHGEVQ; encoded by the coding sequence ATGAGCGTAGTCATTAATGACAAACCGCGTCAGCGGGCGCTGAAGTGGCGCTGGCCGTTCTCGCGTCAGTTCACCCTGAGCGTGGCGACCCTGGCGGTGCTGCTGGTTATCTGGTGGGCCGTCGCTGCCCTACAGCTGATTAGCCCGCTATTTTTGCCGCCGCCGGGGCAGGTATTGCAGAAGCTGATATCCATCGCCGGGCCGCAGGGCTTTATGGATGCCACCCTCTGGCAGCATCTGGCAGCAAGCCTGACGCGTATCGTGATCGCGCTGCTGGCAGCGGTGCTGATCGGCGTACCGGTAGGGATCGCCATGGGGCTGAGCCCAACGGTGCGTGGGATCCTCGACCCGCTGATCGAGCTTTATCGCCCGGTGCCGCCGCTGGCTTATTTACCGCTGATGGTTATCTGGTTTGGCATCGGCGAGACATCAAAGATCCTGCTGATCTACCTGGCGATATTCGCGCCGGTGGCGATGTCGGCGCTGGCGGGCGTCAAAAGCGCCCAGCAGGTACGCATTCGCGCCGCGCAATCTTTAGGCGCCAGTAAAGCGCAGGTGCTGTGGCTGGTGATCCTGCCCGGCGCGCTGCCGGAAATTCTTACCGGACTGCGCATCGGGCTTGGCGTCGGCTGGTCAACGCTGGTGGCCGCAGAGCTGATTGCCGCTACCCGCGGCTTAGGTTTTATGGTGCAGTCCGCCGGTGAATTCCTCGCCACCGATGTGGTGCTGGCCGGGATCGCGGTGATTGCGATCATCGCCTTTTTACTGGAACTGGGCCTGCGCGCGCTGCAGCGTCGCCTGACCCCCTGGCATGGAGAAGTACAATGA
- a CDS encoding lysophospholipid acyltransferase family protein, with the protein MFSLDNVLDDLWPQARPAPWQKKVLKKLLHEEEFQQFAARHHHLKGLDTVEQVLEHLNIRCAIPAHDLEKIPEHGPLVIIANHPTGTLDGLALLYAVSRVRRDVKVVTNRMLNHLEPMSSLFIPVDNINGRTAKAALQQMDQQLQNGGVLIFFPAGEVSRLTRRGIRDKKWHSGFIKLAAKYRAPLLPAWIRAHNSALFYASTLVSANLPLLLLMQQMFRRRNSSLPVNIGQQIAWSAWFDPQASSRELTERCYRHLEQLGKGLPGIFKTESTIARPEARALLKRELSKAETLGRTADGKIIYLWQRHGQEDAPVLRELGRLREIAFRAVGEGSGKRRDVDGYDDDYLHLILWDEEDLEIVGAYRFMPTAMQLEKRGLEGIYSSSLFHYDERMDDILQHGIELGRSFIQPRYWGRRGLDYLWSGIGAYLARYPHYRYLFGPVSISGGLPPAARDLLVAFYRLWFPATHPLAESRRPYPASLPDVLAQFAGEDYNDDLARLKSLLGNLGCAIPPLYKQYSEVCEPGGVQFIDFGSDPDFNNCVDGLVLVDLTYLKANRYQRYIGVHLDAQKSA; encoded by the coding sequence ATGTTTAGTCTCGACAATGTACTCGATGACCTGTGGCCTCAGGCGAGGCCAGCCCCCTGGCAGAAAAAGGTGCTGAAAAAGCTCCTGCATGAGGAAGAGTTTCAACAGTTTGCCGCACGTCACCACCACCTGAAAGGACTGGATACGGTCGAACAGGTGCTCGAACATCTCAATATCCGCTGCGCTATCCCGGCGCACGATCTCGAAAAAATCCCCGAACATGGCCCGCTGGTCATTATCGCCAACCACCCCACCGGCACGCTCGACGGCCTGGCGCTGCTCTACGCCGTCTCCCGGGTACGCCGCGATGTCAAAGTGGTTACCAACCGCATGCTTAACCATCTCGAACCGATGAGTTCGCTGTTTATTCCGGTCGATAATATTAATGGCCGCACCGCCAAAGCGGCGCTACAGCAAATGGACCAGCAGTTGCAAAACGGCGGCGTGCTGATTTTCTTCCCGGCAGGCGAAGTTTCACGCCTGACCCGTCGCGGCATCCGCGATAAAAAGTGGCACTCTGGATTTATTAAACTAGCGGCCAAATACCGCGCCCCGCTGCTCCCGGCGTGGATACGCGCGCACAACAGCGCGCTGTTTTACGCCAGCACCCTAGTGTCGGCAAATCTCCCGCTGCTCCTGTTGATGCAGCAAATGTTCCGCCGCCGCAACAGCAGCCTACCGGTCAATATTGGGCAACAGATTGCCTGGTCAGCCTGGTTCGACCCGCAGGCCTCTTCTCGCGAGCTCACCGAACGCTGCTACCGTCATCTGGAACAACTCGGAAAAGGGCTGCCGGGGATCTTTAAAACCGAAAGCACTATCGCTCGTCCCGAAGCCCGGGCCCTGCTCAAGCGTGAACTAAGTAAGGCCGAAACGCTGGGACGCACGGCGGATGGCAAAATCATTTATCTCTGGCAGCGCCACGGTCAGGAAGACGCGCCGGTGCTGCGCGAGCTGGGGCGTCTGCGGGAAATTGCCTTTCGCGCGGTCGGTGAAGGTAGCGGTAAACGTCGCGACGTAGACGGTTACGACGATGACTATCTGCACCTGATTTTGTGGGATGAAGAAGACCTTGAGATCGTCGGTGCATACCGCTTTATGCCGACCGCCATGCAGCTGGAAAAACGCGGGCTGGAAGGGATTTACAGCTCCAGCCTGTTCCATTACGACGAACGCATGGACGATATTCTTCAGCACGGCATTGAGCTGGGGCGCAGCTTTATCCAGCCGCGCTACTGGGGTCGTCGTGGCCTGGACTATTTGTGGTCCGGCATCGGCGCGTATCTGGCACGCTATCCGCACTACCGCTATCTGTTCGGTCCGGTGTCGATTTCTGGCGGCTTGCCGCCTGCCGCGCGGGATCTGCTGGTGGCGTTTTACCGCCTGTGGTTCCCGGCAACCCATCCGCTGGCGGAGTCTCGTCGCCCCTACCCCGCCTCACTGCCCGATGTGCTGGCACAGTTTGCCGGTGAAGATTATAACGACGACCTGGCCCGACTGAAGTCCCTGCTCGGCAATCTCGGCTGCGCGATCCCACCGCTGTATAAGCAATATTCGGAAGTCTGCGAACCGGGCGGCGTACAGTTTATCGATTTCGGCAGCGACCCGGATTTCAATAACTGCGTGGATGGTCTGGTGCTGGTGGATTTGACCTATCTGAAGGCGAACCGCTATCAGCGCTATATTGGCGTGCATCTGGATGCGCAAAAATCGGCATAA